A window of the Gossypium hirsutum isolate 1008001.06 chromosome A05, Gossypium_hirsutum_v2.1, whole genome shotgun sequence genome harbors these coding sequences:
- the LOC107958764 gene encoding indole-3-pyruvate monooxygenase YUCCA2 isoform X2, which yields MDYYKEVEGKRVHDHRFGKNTMSTLARCIWVPCPVIIGAGPSGLAVAACLKERGIPSLILEKANCIASLWKLKTYDRLRLHLPKQFCELPFMPFPANFPTYPTKTQFVAYLESYKNRFGLDPVFNKTVVSAEFDDQCGFWRIKTLGLKQEETEYVSQWLIVATGENADEVVPHIDGMDDFGGPILHTSSYKSGQLFRGKDVLVVGCGNSGMEVSLDLCNSNARPSLVVRDSVHVLPQEMLGKSTFGLSMWLLKWFPMRLVDRFLLLVSRFMLGDTEKFGLHRPEFGPLELKSRSGKTPVLDVGTLAKIKSGNIKVCLGIKRITHRAVEFVDGKKENFDAIILATGYKSNVPQWLKRKMVCLRRHFQEGGKVNVGCTP from the exons ATGGACTACTATAAGGAAGTTGAAGGGAAAAGAGTCCATGATCATCGTTTCGGCAAGAACACTATGAGTACGTTAGCAAGGTGTATATGGGTGCCATGCCCGGTTATCATTGGTGCTGGACCTTCAGGTCTTGCCGTTGCAGCTTGTCTCAAAGAAAGAGGTATCCCTAGCCTGATCCTTGAAAAGGCTAACTGTATAGCTTCCTTGTGGAAGCTCAAAACCTATGATCGTCTTCGCCTTCATCTTCCCAAACAATTCTGTGAATTACCCTTCATGCCATTCCCTGCTAATTTCCCAACCTATCCAACCAAAACCCAGTTTGTGGCTTACTTGGAATCGTACAAGAACCGTTTTGGTTTAGACCCAGTTTTCAACAAAACTGTAGTGAGCGCAGAATTCGACGATCAATGTGGGTTTTGGAGGATTAAGACATTGGGGCTGAAACAAGAAGAAACCGAGTATGTATCTCAATGGCTCATTGTTGCTACTGGGGAGAATGCTGATGAAGTGGTGCCGCATATTGATGGCATGGATGATTTTGGTGGGCCTATACTTCACACAAGCTCGTACAAAAGTGGCCAGTTGTTTCGTGGAAAGGATGTTTTGGTGGTTGGTTGTGGGAATTCAGGCATGGAGGTTTCTTTGGATCTCTGCAACTCTAATGCTCGCCCATCCCTCGTGGTTAGAGACTCG GTGCACGTCCTGCCTCAAGAGATGCTAGGCAAATCAACTTTTGGTTTGTCCATGTGGTTACTCAAGTGGTTCCCCATGCGCCTCGTGGATCGGTTTTTACTGCTCGTCTCTCGTTTCATGTTGGGAGACACTGAAAAATTCGGCCTCCATCGTCCCGAATTCGGTCCTCTCGAGCTCAAGAGCCGATCCGGCAAGACACCTGTTTTGGATGTTGGGACACTAGCAAAGATCAAGAGTGGAAACATTAAG GTCTGTCTGGGAATAAAGCGAATAACACACCGTGCTGTGGAGTTTGTAGATGGAAAGAAAGAGAATTTTGATGCCATCATCCTTGCCACCGGCTACAAAAGCAATGTACCACAATGGTTGAAG AGGAAGATGGTATGCCTAAGGAGGCATTTCCAAGAGGGTGGAAAGGTGAACGTGGGTTGTACGCCGTAG
- the LOC107958764 gene encoding indole-3-pyruvate monooxygenase YUCCA2 isoform X1, with the protein MDYYKEVEGKRVHDHRFGKNTMSTLARCIWVPCPVIIGAGPSGLAVAACLKERGIPSLILEKANCIASLWKLKTYDRLRLHLPKQFCELPFMPFPANFPTYPTKTQFVAYLESYKNRFGLDPVFNKTVVSAEFDDQCGFWRIKTLGLKQEETEYVSQWLIVATGENADEVVPHIDGMDDFGGPILHTSSYKSGQLFRGKDVLVVGCGNSGMEVSLDLCNSNARPSLVVRDSVHVLPQEMLGKSTFGLSMWLLKWFPMRLVDRFLLLVSRFMLGDTEKFGLHRPEFGPLELKSRSGKTPVLDVGTLAKIKSGNIKVCLGIKRITHRAVEFVDGKKENFDAIILATGYKSNVPQWLKEADMFSEEDGMPKEAFPRGWKGERGLYAVGFTKRGLLGASFDAKKIAEDIERQWKAEATNFMPYIHPLTSS; encoded by the exons ATGGACTACTATAAGGAAGTTGAAGGGAAAAGAGTCCATGATCATCGTTTCGGCAAGAACACTATGAGTACGTTAGCAAGGTGTATATGGGTGCCATGCCCGGTTATCATTGGTGCTGGACCTTCAGGTCTTGCCGTTGCAGCTTGTCTCAAAGAAAGAGGTATCCCTAGCCTGATCCTTGAAAAGGCTAACTGTATAGCTTCCTTGTGGAAGCTCAAAACCTATGATCGTCTTCGCCTTCATCTTCCCAAACAATTCTGTGAATTACCCTTCATGCCATTCCCTGCTAATTTCCCAACCTATCCAACCAAAACCCAGTTTGTGGCTTACTTGGAATCGTACAAGAACCGTTTTGGTTTAGACCCAGTTTTCAACAAAACTGTAGTGAGCGCAGAATTCGACGATCAATGTGGGTTTTGGAGGATTAAGACATTGGGGCTGAAACAAGAAGAAACCGAGTATGTATCTCAATGGCTCATTGTTGCTACTGGGGAGAATGCTGATGAAGTGGTGCCGCATATTGATGGCATGGATGATTTTGGTGGGCCTATACTTCACACAAGCTCGTACAAAAGTGGCCAGTTGTTTCGTGGAAAGGATGTTTTGGTGGTTGGTTGTGGGAATTCAGGCATGGAGGTTTCTTTGGATCTCTGCAACTCTAATGCTCGCCCATCCCTCGTGGTTAGAGACTCG GTGCACGTCCTGCCTCAAGAGATGCTAGGCAAATCAACTTTTGGTTTGTCCATGTGGTTACTCAAGTGGTTCCCCATGCGCCTCGTGGATCGGTTTTTACTGCTCGTCTCTCGTTTCATGTTGGGAGACACTGAAAAATTCGGCCTCCATCGTCCCGAATTCGGTCCTCTCGAGCTCAAGAGCCGATCCGGCAAGACACCTGTTTTGGATGTTGGGACACTAGCAAAGATCAAGAGTGGAAACATTAAG GTCTGTCTGGGAATAAAGCGAATAACACACCGTGCTGTGGAGTTTGTAGATGGAAAGAAAGAGAATTTTGATGCCATCATCCTTGCCACCGGCTACAAAAGCAATGTACCACAATGGTTGAAG GAGGCAGATATGTTTTCAGAGGAAGATGGTATGCCTAAGGAGGCATTTCCAAGAGGGTGGAAAGGTGAACGTGGGTTGTACGCCGTAGGGTTCACAAAACGTGGTTTGCTTGGTGCCTCCTTTGATGCTAAAAAGATAGCTGAAGATATTGAGCGTCAGTGGAAAGCTGAGGCCACAAATTTCATGCCATATATTCATCCCCTCACCTCTTCATAA
- the LOC107958763 gene encoding probable chlorophyll(ide) b reductase NYC1, chloroplastic: protein MAAVTKLHLCTFQKDQHFCFKEQKRSWFKVKRGCFVGLPVLTRNRRGAYVQKCRSFRGGDGGEVEDKEMESERKLGIWTEKGDGFWKSLKSAVFGVSKFGSQSQDEYEKAVAKVEEVFSLIAMQIGRYIVTMMSTGVILLTGFQLSGGDSQMNTLIWYSWVGGIIIGTMIGANMVLDEHCRAGPRNVVITGSTRGLGKALAREYLLSGDRVVVASRSPESVDMTVKELEENLKEGMTAGGLSSKNLERAKVVGIACDVCEANDVEKLANFAVSELGSIDIWINNAGTNKGFRPLLQFSDEDIKQIVSTNLVGSILCTREAMRIMKNQPKGGHIFNMDGAGSGGSSTPLTAVYGSTKCGLRQLHASLLKECKRSKVGVHTASPGMVLTDLLLSGSTLKNKQMFNLICELPETVARSLVPRMRVVKGAGKAINYLTPPRILLALITAWLRQGRWFDEQGRALYAAEADRIRNWAENRTRFSFTDAMEMYTENTWVSVFSLSVVCAFIILSSTSSTLPGT from the exons ATGGCGGCAGTGACAAAGCTTCACTTGTGTACTTTCCAGAAAGACCAACACTTTTGTTTCAAGGAACAGAAACGGAGCTGGTTTAAAGTTAAACGTGGTTGTTTTGTAGGGTTACCCGTTCTAACTAGAAACCGTCGTGGGGCGTACGTTCAAAAGTGTCGGTCGTTTAGGGGAGGAGATGGAGGGGAAGTGGAAGATAAAGAGATGGAAAGTGAAAGAAAGCTCGGGATTTGGACGGAAAAAGGAGATGGGTTTTGGAAATCTTTGAAATCAGCTGTTTTTGGGGTTAGTAAATTTGGTTCTCAATCTCAAGATGAATACGAAAAAGCTGTGGCTAAAGTTGAAGAAGTTTTCTCCTTG ATTGCTATGCAAATAGGAAGATATATTGTGACCATGATGAGCACTGGAGTGATTCTCTTGACAGGTTTTCAGCTGTCAG GTGGAGATAGTCAGATGAATACATTGATTTGGTATAGCTGGGTTGGGGGGATTATCATTGGAACCATGATTGGAGCTAATATGGTTCTAGATGAACATTGTCGAGCTGGTCCAAGAAATGTTGTTATAACTGGAAG CACAAGGGGTTTGGGAAAAGCGCTTGCTCGGGAATACCTTCTTTCAGGAGATCGTGTTGTTGTTGCTTCTCGCAG TCCCGAATCTGTTGATATGACTGTCAAAGAACTCGAGGAAAACCTGAAGGAAGGTATGACTGCTGGTGGCTTATCTAGCAAGAATCTGGAACGAGCAAAAGTGGTTGGCATAGCATGTGATGTTTGTGAAGCCAATGATGTCGAAAAATTGGCCAACTTTGCCGTCAGTGAACTTGGTTCTATCGACATTTGG ATAAATAATGCTGGCACTAACAAAGGTTTTAGACCATTACTACAGTTCAGTGATGAAGATATTAAGcag ATTGTCTCAACAAATCTTGTTGGTTCTATTCTCTGCACTCGGGAAGCCATGCGCATCATGAAAAACCAGCCAAAGGGAGGGCATATATTTAACATGGATGGTGCAGGCTCTGGGGGATCTAGCACTCCTTTGACTGCTGT ATACGGATCAACAAAGTGTGGCCTCAGACAGCTTCATGCTTCACTTTTGAAGGAGTGCAAACGTTCTAAAGTAGGAGTACATACTGCATCTCCGGGCATGGTCCTTACAGATCTTCTCTTAAG TGGGTCAAccttgaaaaataaacaaatgtttaaTCTCATTTGTGAGCTTCCGGAGACTGTTGCTCGAAGTCTAGTTCCCCGAATGCGGGTTGTGAAGGGAGCAGGAAAGGCCATCAACTACTTGACCCCACCTCGGATACTATTGGCTTTAATCACTGCCTGGTTGCGACAAGGTCGCTGGTTCGATGAACAG GGAAGGGCATTATATGCAGCAGAGGCAGACCGAATCCGAAACTGGGCTGAAAACCGCACTCGATTCTCATTTACGGATGCAATGGAAATGTACACAGAAAATACCTGGGTATCTGTGTTCTCACTTTCAGTTGTTTGTGCCTTCATTATCCTTTCTAGCACGAGCAGTACGTTGCCCGGCACCTGA